GATGCAGACATAAAATTCTTTATCACTGCAAAACTATCTGTTAGAGCTCAGAGGCGTTTTAAAGAGTTGATATCATTAAAGAAAAGATTAACATATAAGAAGATACTATTAAAATTGATAGAGAGGGACATCAGAGATACAAATAGAAGTATAGCACCCTTAACACAAGTAGAAGATGCAATTTACATCGATTCTTCATACATAAAGTTAGAACAAGCTTTTAATGAGATTACGAAAAAAATACTTGTAATAAAATAAATTACAGTTTAAGTTAAATGAAAACTAGGTTAATTTTAAATGAACAGGTTAAAACCTACAATATATATTAATAAATTATTATCCAACAAATTCATAGATGAGAGTATATTAAATAACGAAGAGTCAAGTTATGATTTTGAAGGTTTGCTTGGGTCTCTTTTAGAAAATAAAATACAAGAAGGTAAAATAGTAGAAGGTAGAATTGTTAAGATTGAAAATGAGGATTTTATAATTGATGCTAATCTAAAATCTGAAGGAAGGGTACCAATTAAAGAGTTTTATGTAAAAGATAGCTTACCATCAGAGGTAATAATTGGTTCTAAAGTTAGGGTATATTTAGAGAAAATAGAAGGGCGTAATGGAAATGTTATTCTTAGTCGAGAGAAAGCCTTACGCATAGAATTATGGGAAAGGTTGGAAGAAGCTTCTAAAACAGGCCAAGAAGTTGAAGGGGTAATTACAAGGCAGATTAAGTGTGGTTTTTCTGTAGATATAGACGGTTTGGTAGCTTTTTTACCCAATAGCCAAGTAGATGTAAAACAAATTGATGATTTTCAATTTTTAATTGGAACAAAGCAAAAGTTTTTAATAGAAAAGATGGATAGAGCTCAAGCAAATATTGTAATATCAAGAAAGAGAATTTTGGAAGCTGCTTATGCAGAAGTAAAGGCAAAATTCTTAGAAGGATTGAATGAAGGCGATATTGTAGAAGGAAAAATAAAAAGTATAGCAAGTTATGGTGCATTTATAAGAATTCATGAATCTAATGAAATAGGTATAATAGATGGGTTATTATATAAAACAGATGTGACTTGGTGCCGTTCATCACGTCCCTATCTTCCAGCATTTTTTTCACTTGGTCAAAATGTTAAAGCTAAGATTATAAAGATTGATAGGGAAAAAGGTAGAATTTCCTTGGGTATCAAGCAGCTGGAAAAAGATCCTTGGGAAGGGATTGAAGAAAAATATACTATTGGTAGCGAACATGTAGGGTATGTGACTAATATAGCTATACGCACACAAGAATCAATACCACATCGTCAAGAAGAATATGGTGCGTTTGTTAAGCTTAGTCAAGGGATTGAGGGTTTAGTACACTCAAGTGAAATAACTTGGAAAAGAAGCA
This sequence is a window from Candidatus Mesenet endosymbiont of Phosphuga atrata. Protein-coding genes within it:
- a CDS encoding 30S ribosomal protein S1; this encodes MNRLKPTIYINKLLSNKFIDESILNNEESSYDFEGLLGSLLENKIQEGKIVEGRIVKIENEDFIIDANLKSEGRVPIKEFYVKDSLPSEVIIGSKVRVYLEKIEGRNGNVILSREKALRIELWERLEEASKTGQEVEGVITRQIKCGFSVDIDGLVAFLPNSQVDVKQIDDFQFLIGTKQKFLIEKMDRAQANIVISRKRILEAAYAEVKAKFLEGLNEGDIVEGKIKSIASYGAFIRIHESNEIGIIDGLLYKTDVTWCRSSRPYLPAFFSLGQNVKAKIIKIDREKGRISLGIKQLEKDPWEGIEEKYTIGSEHVGYVTNIAIRTQESIPHRQEEYGAFVKLSQGIEGLVHSSEITWKRSKLLVSQLLKKGQEVRVKVLSINAEQHKMGLSVKECIENPLQEFVTKYSLGLVVTCIVKDIAKYGVIVEFEDFQDIYGTINAADLSWSKDYKDEIRKYKVGDKIKAKILRINVNKFRVNLGIKQLEYDPFEGFLNTIQVGDKLKATVVKIEEQNVLVEVAGGVTILIESSNLPENKEFNPMQKIDVEVTEVGTYSVCLSCKV